The proteins below are encoded in one region of Pseudomonas putida S13.1.2:
- a CDS encoding fimbrial protein, whose product MKRLMPWALPIALLSSYQAHAADRCSWSVGTQPMTITRTLTGVMHVPLNAELGSAIGTPNQREFTPSMPRSELHCYNDGSVLWRFDMNARDIFPDPLPPVEGEPSDGYILKTNIDGVGARIRLEAPFNGSDPAFFMPENGPHNPFIPMRSTMQANNQLGGFRLSTLWNQVTLVKTGDIAPGLHRVDTELFTGRFDATGLGLVLRYRLQADVLQTQCSLIGDPISDTPVDLLTWDKSHFAGKGTTTSTVPFTITLSNCKTDPGGRTRATIELNPAKSSVPVPGLDGVFTLTPDSTAEGVGIQVLKDDGTPLPLQREEDLQAIQDGTTVLNFGARFYQTDEPSAVRAGEANGALNFTLRYR is encoded by the coding sequence ATGAAACGCCTCATGCCCTGGGCACTGCCCATTGCCCTGCTCAGCAGCTACCAGGCCCACGCCGCCGACCGCTGCAGCTGGAGCGTAGGCACCCAGCCGATGACCATCACGCGCACACTCACCGGCGTGATGCATGTGCCCCTGAATGCCGAACTCGGCAGCGCCATCGGCACACCCAACCAACGGGAGTTCACCCCTTCCATGCCTCGGTCGGAACTGCATTGCTACAACGATGGTTCTGTACTCTGGCGTTTCGACATGAACGCCAGGGATATCTTTCCCGACCCGCTTCCCCCAGTGGAAGGCGAGCCGTCTGACGGGTATATCCTGAAAACCAACATCGACGGCGTTGGCGCACGCATCCGGCTTGAGGCCCCCTTCAATGGCTCGGACCCTGCCTTCTTCATGCCCGAAAATGGCCCGCACAACCCCTTCATTCCAATGCGCTCGACCATGCAGGCCAACAACCAGCTCGGTGGATTCAGGCTGAGCACGCTGTGGAACCAGGTAACCCTGGTCAAGACGGGGGATATCGCACCCGGCCTGCACCGGGTCGACACTGAACTGTTCACCGGGCGTTTCGACGCCACAGGCTTGGGGCTGGTACTGCGCTACCGGTTGCAGGCCGATGTCCTGCAAACCCAGTGCAGCCTCATCGGCGACCCGATAAGCGACACCCCCGTAGACCTGCTGACATGGGACAAATCGCATTTCGCAGGCAAAGGCACCACAACGTCGACCGTGCCATTCACCATTACCCTGAGCAACTGCAAGACAGACCCTGGGGGCAGGACCAGGGCGACGATCGAACTCAACCCCGCCAAAAGTTCAGTGCCCGTACCTGGGCTGGACGGCGTATTCACGCTGACCCCTGACTCCACGGCTGAAGGGGTTGGCATCCAGGTACTGAAAGACGACGGCACCCCCCTGCCGCTGCAACGCGAAGAAGACCTTCAAGCAATCCAGGACGGCACCACCGTACTGAACTTTGGCGCTCGCTTCTACCAGACCGACGAGCCCAGCGCAGTCCGTGCTGGCGAAGCGAATGGCGCGTTGAACTTCACCCTTCGCTATCGCTGA